One genomic window of Gracilinema caldarium DSM 7334 includes the following:
- a CDS encoding 4Fe-4S binding protein has protein sequence MNPKKLLSVIFVVAVAVGGYFYPPVGLLVIGLIVLAVVLNFRSTRYFCGRICPNGASLQAVLPKVSRKHRLPKTLYAPELRRALCAFMLFCMVNLLVRFGHSWAQVGRIFWAIYVISLGISYTMGIFFKPRAWCAICPVGTLQDTLGSASTKDNASKDSAKAES, from the coding sequence ATGAATCCTAAAAAATTACTTTCTGTTATCTTTGTGGTGGCCGTAGCGGTGGGCGGATACTTTTATCCGCCGGTGGGGCTCCTTGTGATCGGCCTTATTGTTCTGGCGGTGGTCCTTAATTTCCGCAGTACCCGCTATTTTTGCGGCCGCATCTGCCCCAATGGGGCATCCCTGCAGGCGGTACTGCCTAAGGTGTCACGAAAACACAGGCTTCCTAAAACACTTTATGCTCCGGAACTGCGGCGAGCCCTCTGTGCGTTCATGCTGTTCTGTATGGTAAACCTGCTGGTGCGATTCGGACACAGCTGGGCCCAGGTGGGGCGTATTTTCTGGGCCATTTATGTCATATCCCTGGGGATAAGCTATACCATGGGTATCTTCTTTAAGCCCCGAGCCTGGTGTGCCATCTGCCCCGTGGGGACCTTGCAGGACACTTTGGGAAGTGCTTCCACAAAAGACAATGCCTCTAAAGATAGCGCTAAAGCCGAATCTTAA
- a CDS encoding 3-isopropylmalate dehydratase small subunit, whose product MKQFGGNVLFLDRSDINTDEIIPAKYLTEISKEALKPYCLEDLKLPDFDAKRDLPGKSVILTRGNFGCGSSREHAPWALEVNGINLVVAESFARIFRQNMYNCGMLAIELPPAQIDELFTLFKGLETVVSVHLEGRQLQFSAPGKSAYLATFRLTEFESALVHSGGWVQFAAERY is encoded by the coding sequence GTGAAACAATTTGGTGGAAACGTACTGTTTCTCGATCGCAGTGATATCAATACGGATGAAATAATCCCAGCAAAATACCTGACTGAAATTTCAAAAGAAGCCCTGAAACCCTATTGCCTCGAGGACCTGAAGCTTCCGGATTTTGATGCCAAACGGGACCTACCGGGTAAAAGCGTTATCCTCACCCGGGGCAACTTCGGTTGTGGCAGTTCCCGGGAACATGCCCCCTGGGCCCTGGAAGTGAATGGAATTAACCTCGTGGTAGCCGAAAGTTTTGCCCGAATATTCAGGCAGAACATGTACAACTGCGGCATGCTTGCCATTGAACTCCCCCCTGCTCAGATTGATGAACTTTTCACCCTTTTTAAAGGGCTGGAAACGGTGGTGTCCGTGCACCTTGAGGGGCGGCAGTTGCAGTTTAGCGCTCCCGGTAAATCCGCCTATCTGGCTACATTCCGGCTTACTGAGTTTGAATCTGCCCTGGTTCATTCTGGCGGCTGGGTCCAGTTTGCTGCCGAGCGCTATTAA
- the gdhA gene encoding NADP-specific glutamate dehydrogenase: MSSTFVDSIMATVTARNPAEPEFLQAVKEVVESIEPVIQKRPEMAKLKIVERIVEPERQIMFRVPWVDDQGNVQVNRGFRVQFNSAIGPYKGGLRFHPSVNLGIIKFLGFEQIFKNALTTTPIGGGKGGSDFDPKGKSDMEVMRFCQSFMSELFRHIGPDTDVPAGDIGVGGREIGYMYGQYKKLTNSFTGVLTGKGIPYGGSLARKEATGYGLVYFTTKMLEARNTDWKGKRVVISGSGNVAIYAAEKAMSLGATVVAMSDSNGYVVDEAGIDLNAIKRIKEVERGRIKEYLDVRPKAVYTEGCAGIWTVPCAIALPCATQNELDGNAAATLVKNGCIAVAEGANMPSTPEAVKTFLDAGVSFGPAKAANAGGVATSALEMSQNSMRMAWSFEEVDAKLHTIMNNIYFQCRDASEAYGMKGNLVAGANIAGFLKVAEAMLAQGIV, from the coding sequence ATGAGCAGCACTTTTGTTGATTCTATCATGGCTACCGTTACTGCCCGGAACCCTGCGGAACCGGAATTTTTGCAGGCCGTTAAAGAAGTGGTGGAATCCATAGAACCGGTCATTCAAAAACGGCCTGAAATGGCAAAGCTAAAAATCGTAGAACGGATTGTGGAACCGGAGCGGCAAATCATGTTCCGCGTCCCCTGGGTGGATGATCAGGGAAATGTCCAGGTTAACCGGGGCTTTCGGGTTCAGTTTAACAGTGCCATTGGCCCCTATAAAGGAGGCCTGCGGTTCCATCCATCGGTGAACCTGGGAATTATCAAATTCCTGGGCTTTGAACAGATCTTTAAAAATGCCCTTACCACAACGCCCATCGGAGGCGGCAAGGGGGGCAGTGACTTTGATCCAAAGGGGAAAAGTGACATGGAGGTCATGCGGTTCTGCCAGTCCTTTATGTCCGAGCTGTTCCGCCATATAGGCCCCGATACGGATGTTCCTGCCGGGGACATTGGTGTGGGGGGCCGCGAAATTGGATACATGTATGGGCAGTATAAAAAACTAACCAACAGCTTTACCGGAGTACTCACCGGGAAGGGGATTCCCTATGGTGGATCCTTGGCCCGAAAAGAAGCCACCGGTTATGGTCTGGTTTACTTTACCACCAAAATGCTGGAAGCCCGCAATACGGACTGGAAGGGCAAACGAGTCGTCATTTCCGGATCGGGGAACGTAGCAATCTATGCCGCTGAGAAAGCCATGAGTCTGGGGGCTACCGTGGTGGCCATGTCAGATTCCAACGGCTATGTAGTAGACGAGGCTGGTATCGACCTGAATGCCATTAAACGGATTAAAGAAGTTGAACGGGGCCGTATTAAGGAATATCTGGATGTGCGGCCAAAGGCTGTATATACCGAAGGCTGTGCAGGTATTTGGACCGTTCCCTGTGCTATCGCCCTCCCCTGTGCAACCCAGAACGAGCTCGATGGTAATGCAGCAGCCACCTTAGTAAAAAACGGCTGTATTGCCGTTGCAGAGGGAGCCAACATGCCCTCCACCCCGGAGGCAGTTAAAACCTTCCTCGATGCGGGTGTTTCCTTTGGTCCCGCAAAGGCAGCCAACGCTGGTGGGGTTGCTACCAGTGCCCTGGAAATGTCCCAAAACTCCATGCGCATGGCCTGGTCTTTTGAAGAAGTTGATGCAAAGCTCCATACCATTATGAACAACATTTATTTCCAGTGTCGCGATGCCTCGGAAGCCTATGGCATGAAGGGGAATCTCGTAGCCGGTGCAAACATTGCAGGCTTCCTTAAGGTTGCTGAGGCAATGCTTGCCCAGGGGATTGTGTAA
- a CDS encoding PEP/pyruvate-binding domain-containing protein — translation MQRLYSTGLLYLNSTLQGLLPGDNLVWEIDTDNHYNYFIQFFLKEAQNQKKTLIYFHFSGDEPLLTESVTRKVITLDPLRGFEHFVSDIVDIIEANGDKAWYVFDCLSPLAKVWYSDRMMANFFMVVCPLVLRLQSLAYFAIYKHLHSNHATDTIYATAQIIIEVWNHQGDYYLQPHRVEHRFSPTLFMLHILKPDGQLVPITNSAQTADVVAQVKQPLLNFTIQRYGPWTASYREAETLIEELNRGISKETEAKALFERLLHMVITRQTSFLPLARKYFTLSFLTDVLKRLIGSGLIGGKARGILLAQLILKGSHPRWSTILESHDSFFIGSDVFYTFVIQNDCWWLRRKRGSMEEILANARIARERILKGTFLDYIVLQFREMLEYFGQAPIIVRSSSIQEDSYGNAFSGKYESVFCANQGNLDERLAAFLDAVRQVYASSLNEDALMYRLHHGLLHEDEQMALLVQRVSGDVWGAYFFPPAAGVGFSYNPFVWNPTIDPHAGVLRLAFGLGTRAVDRLDDDYIRIVALNAPLSRPEKDREETKKHTQRKVDLINLKDNCFETIPVRDALSLLPESLRPYFCQIDQEAASRARELGLPEKSACQVDFSELFQKTDFCERMRELLQVLEKAYEHPVDVEFTVNCILSDEGTLKDYRINLVQCRPFQVKLMGSGSLGILPSNISKEHLFLRSDGPIVGRSVAAPIARLVYVSSRAYTALSEQDKYALARLIGQVAHPRESQPYGSQAASVHPEGIVMLVGPGRWGTSTPSMGVPVTFNDIKEVKVLVELALMHEGLVPDVSLGTHFFNDLVEMDMLYFAVFPERKHCKFNEDFVQYAQKVLHLVPPENELWASVLTVLESTDHSELRLYADATDQKAICYLVTQSPGQALPQQP, via the coding sequence TCTTTCTGAAGGAAGCTCAGAATCAGAAGAAAACGCTCATCTACTTTCACTTTTCTGGTGATGAACCGCTTCTCACCGAATCAGTTACACGTAAAGTAATAACACTGGATCCCCTTCGAGGTTTTGAGCATTTTGTTTCCGATATTGTGGATATCATCGAAGCTAATGGAGACAAGGCCTGGTATGTTTTTGATTGTCTCTCTCCTCTCGCAAAGGTCTGGTATTCTGATCGGATGATGGCCAATTTTTTTATGGTAGTTTGTCCGTTGGTATTACGATTACAGTCCCTGGCTTATTTTGCCATTTATAAACACCTGCATTCGAATCACGCTACAGATACCATATATGCTACTGCCCAGATTATCATAGAAGTATGGAATCATCAGGGTGATTACTATCTCCAACCTCATCGGGTCGAACATCGATTTTCACCCACCCTGTTCATGCTGCATATCCTCAAACCCGATGGCCAGCTTGTACCAATTACTAACAGTGCCCAAACTGCCGATGTGGTAGCCCAGGTAAAACAGCCTCTGCTTAATTTTACCATCCAGCGCTATGGTCCCTGGACCGCAAGCTACCGTGAGGCAGAAACCCTCATCGAGGAATTGAACCGGGGCATATCAAAAGAGACGGAGGCAAAAGCTCTCTTTGAACGGCTGCTTCACATGGTCATTACCCGTCAGACCAGTTTTCTGCCTCTGGCCCGCAAGTATTTTACCCTGTCTTTTTTAACGGATGTACTGAAACGGCTGATCGGCTCAGGACTAATTGGCGGCAAAGCCCGGGGTATATTGCTGGCCCAACTTATCTTAAAGGGATCCCATCCCCGGTGGTCTACCATTCTGGAAAGCCATGATTCCTTCTTTATTGGTTCAGATGTCTTTTATACTTTTGTCATACAGAACGATTGCTGGTGGCTCCGGCGAAAACGGGGCTCCATGGAGGAGATCCTCGCCAATGCCCGTATTGCCCGGGAACGGATTCTTAAAGGGACCTTTCTCGATTATATAGTTCTCCAATTCAGAGAAATGCTTGAATATTTTGGCCAGGCTCCGATTATTGTCCGGTCTAGTTCGATTCAGGAAGACAGTTATGGAAATGCTTTTTCTGGAAAATATGAAAGTGTATTCTGTGCCAATCAAGGTAATCTTGATGAACGACTGGCTGCTTTTTTAGATGCGGTGCGTCAGGTCTATGCCAGTTCTTTGAATGAAGATGCCCTTATGTACCGGCTCCATCATGGTCTGCTCCATGAGGATGAACAAATGGCGCTTTTAGTTCAGCGGGTTTCTGGGGATGTCTGGGGGGCTTATTTTTTTCCTCCTGCTGCAGGGGTAGGGTTTTCCTATAATCCCTTTGTATGGAATCCTACTATCGATCCCCATGCAGGAGTGTTGAGACTTGCTTTTGGCCTGGGTACACGGGCAGTAGACCGTCTTGACGATGACTATATCAGAATTGTTGCCCTGAACGCACCTCTCTCGAGGCCGGAAAAGGATCGTGAAGAAACCAAAAAGCATACCCAACGCAAGGTGGATCTCATCAATCTAAAGGATAACTGTTTTGAAACTATTCCAGTCCGTGATGCTCTAAGCCTGCTTCCCGAATCTTTGAGGCCTTATTTCTGTCAGATAGACCAAGAAGCCGCTTCCCGGGCTCGAGAACTGGGGCTTCCTGAAAAAAGTGCTTGTCAGGTTGATTTTTCCGAACTTTTCCAGAAGACCGATTTTTGTGAGAGAATGAGGGAACTCCTCCAGGTTCTCGAAAAGGCCTATGAACATCCGGTTGATGTGGAATTTACCGTTAACTGTATCTTAAGCGATGAAGGAACACTCAAGGATTACCGTATTAATCTGGTACAGTGCCGTCCGTTTCAGGTAAAGTTGATGGGTTCCGGATCCCTCGGAATCCTACCTTCAAACATCAGCAAGGAACACCTCTTTCTCAGAAGTGATGGTCCGATTGTGGGGCGCAGTGTGGCGGCTCCCATTGCAAGGCTTGTGTATGTGTCCAGCCGGGCCTACACCGCTTTGAGTGAACAGGATAAATATGCCCTGGCCAGGCTCATCGGGCAGGTAGCCCATCCTCGGGAAAGTCAGCCCTATGGAAGTCAGGCTGCATCAGTGCACCCTGAGGGTATAGTCATGCTGGTTGGCCCCGGTCGTTGGGGCACCAGTACCCCTTCTATGGGTGTACCTGTGACCTTTAATGATATTAAAGAGGTTAAGGTGCTGGTGGAACTAGCTCTCATGCATGAAGGGCTGGTTCCCGATGTTTCTCTGGGAACTCACTTTTTTAATGACCTGGTCGAAATGGATATGCTCTATTTTGCAGTTTTTCCTGAGCGGAAACATTGTAAGTTTAACGAAGATTTTGTTCAGTATGCACAGAAGGTTTTACATCTTGTACCGCCAGAAAATGAACTCTGGGCATCTGTTCTGACGGTACTGGAATCGACTGACCATTCTGAACTGCGGCTCTATGCAGATGCCACAGATCAGAAGGCTATATGTTATTTGGTTACACAATCCCCTGGGCAAGCATTGCCTCAGCAACCTTAA
- a CDS encoding helix-turn-helix domain-containing protein encodes MHYRFGEKIRAVRERRSLTLKEVADRAGVSESLVSQIERNRVSPAIDTLLSLAEALDIDLEYLFSDFRRERAVQIVHVDERPTFTRPGGVLYERLAQLDAASQGQDGIEAYYITIEKNGKTGGKEYGHRGWELGVVVEGTAELTVGTKTYRLNPGDSASFRSDAPHVLANAGEGPLKVFWIITPPKGEIGSGV; translated from the coding sequence ATGCACTACCGCTTTGGCGAAAAGATTCGTGCGGTTAGAGAACGGCGTTCCCTTACCCTGAAGGAAGTGGCAGATCGGGCCGGGGTTAGCGAAAGCCTGGTCTCTCAGATCGAGCGAAACCGGGTATCCCCGGCAATCGATACGCTTCTGTCCCTTGCAGAGGCTCTGGACATAGATCTGGAATACCTCTTTTCCGATTTCAGGCGGGAACGGGCTGTCCAGATTGTCCACGTCGATGAACGGCCCACGTTTACCCGTCCCGGGGGGGTGCTTTATGAGCGGCTTGCCCAATTGGACGCTGCGTCCCAGGGTCAGGACGGTATCGAAGCCTATTATATCACCATAGAAAAAAATGGAAAGACCGGTGGTAAAGAGTACGGCCATAGGGGCTGGGAACTGGGGGTCGTTGTAGAGGGAACTGCGGAACTTACCGTGGGCACCAAAACCTACCGGCTTAATCCCGGCGATTCAGCCAGTTTCCGTTCCGATGCCCCCCATGTGCTTGCCAATGCCGGCGAAGGACCTCTTAAAGTATTTTGGATAATCACTCCCCCAAAGGGAGAAATTGGTTCAGGAGTTTAA
- a CDS encoding DUF128 domain-containing protein, with the protein MEAESQKAKKLAILSILDEADSPLSGAELEERLRDKGYELSERTIRLYLQHLDAEGYTESVGKQGRKITDQGRMLLDEQRLIHRVGYMSARIDQMTYTMDFDLPRRKGTVVINLAIIKQEEFLRYLPQVELVFEKGYAMGTLVSFLHEGERLGSYTIPTGHIGFCTVCSVTLNGVFLKYGIPTRSLFSGLLQLEQGQARRFVELISYDGTSIDPLQLFIRGKMTDYMGAIRDGNGRIGAGFREIPGESYQLAQDLARQLQDIGLGAFLKIGRPSRDLLNVPVHEGCCGLIVIGGLNPVAVFEESGISVSYNALAGYMEYNQLFHHSQMRDRLGI; encoded by the coding sequence ATGGAAGCTGAATCACAGAAAGCAAAGAAACTAGCCATCCTGTCTATCCTCGATGAAGCCGATTCTCCCTTGAGCGGTGCTGAATTGGAAGAGCGCCTGCGGGATAAGGGCTATGAACTGAGTGAACGGACCATAAGGCTCTATCTGCAGCATCTTGATGCGGAAGGCTATACCGAATCTGTTGGAAAACAGGGGAGAAAAATAACCGATCAGGGCCGAATGTTATTGGACGAACAGCGGCTGATTCACCGGGTGGGGTATATGTCTGCCCGAATAGACCAAATGACCTATACTATGGATTTTGACCTGCCCCGCCGTAAGGGGACCGTGGTTATTAATCTCGCTATAATAAAGCAGGAAGAGTTTTTACGCTACCTTCCACAGGTGGAGCTTGTTTTTGAAAAAGGCTATGCCATGGGTACTTTGGTAAGTTTCCTTCATGAGGGAGAAAGGCTTGGGTCCTATACCATTCCAACAGGACATATCGGGTTTTGTACCGTCTGCTCGGTTACATTAAATGGGGTGTTTCTTAAATATGGCATTCCAACCCGATCTCTGTTTAGCGGTCTTTTACAGCTAGAGCAGGGTCAGGCCCGGCGTTTTGTAGAGTTGATAAGTTATGATGGTACCAGTATTGATCCCCTGCAGCTTTTTATTCGGGGTAAGATGACCGATTATATGGGAGCGATCCGGGATGGAAATGGACGAATTGGGGCTGGATTCCGGGAGATTCCCGGGGAAAGCTACCAGCTCGCCCAGGATTTGGCCCGGCAGCTTCAGGACATTGGCTTGGGAGCCTTCCTGAAGATTGGCAGACCCTCCCGGGACCTTTTAAATGTACCGGTCCACGAGGGCTGCTGCGGCCTTATTGTTATCGGCGGCCTTAACCCTGTGGCGGTCTTTGAAGAGTCCGGCATTTCAGTTAGCTACAACGCTCTTGCAGGTTATATGGAATATAACCAGCTTTTTCATCATTCACAGATGCGGGATCGGCTTGGAATATAG
- a CDS encoding DUF554 domain-containing protein: protein MIATIVNALAVIFGSLLGLVLGGKISDKYRTVVFDGAGITTVVIGITMAITSQRIIYLALALIIGGLIGTALDFDSAILRFGRFLEKLSLKGKAKSELKATKVQSTENPTDHRSSWDFGHAFLNASVLFCVGAMALLGSFKAGTEGDYTLILTKSILDGFMAILMTAAMGPGVAFSALPILVYQGLLTLGAQSVKPLVSSLMLSELTGVGGAMVLMIGLNLLSVKSIKTANFLPALVLIVILTLLDPYLLSLAAIWGIN, encoded by the coding sequence ATGATAGCCACTATAGTTAATGCCCTTGCAGTTATTTTCGGGTCTCTGTTAGGTCTGGTCCTGGGAGGGAAAATATCGGATAAATATCGTACCGTTGTATTTGACGGTGCTGGTATTACTACGGTTGTTATTGGCATTACTATGGCCATAACAAGCCAGAGGATTATCTATTTAGCCCTTGCTCTTATCATTGGGGGCCTCATTGGCACTGCTTTGGATTTTGATAGTGCTATATTGCGTTTTGGAAGATTTCTTGAAAAACTTAGCTTGAAAGGTAAGGCTAAATCCGAACTTAAGGCTACCAAAGTACAGTCTACCGAAAATCCCACAGACCATCGTTCAAGCTGGGATTTTGGACATGCCTTTCTCAATGCATCTGTTCTATTTTGTGTGGGTGCTATGGCATTACTGGGATCTTTTAAGGCTGGTACGGAAGGAGATTATACCCTTATCCTCACCAAGTCTATACTAGACGGTTTTATGGCTATCCTCATGACCGCCGCCATGGGGCCTGGCGTAGCCTTTTCTGCCCTGCCAATTCTCGTATATCAGGGTTTACTAACATTAGGCGCCCAGTCTGTTAAGCCCCTGGTAAGTTCCCTCATGCTTTCTGAATTAACCGGTGTTGGCGGTGCTATGGTGCTGATGATTGGATTAAATTTATTATCAGTAAAATCAATAAAAACCGCCAATTTCCTGCCAGCCCTGGTGCTTATTGTTATTCTGACGCTTCTGGATCCGTATCTTTTGTCGTTGGCTGCTATTTGGGGGATTAATTAA
- a CDS encoding 3-isopropylmalate dehydratase large subunit, with protein MEQKQTGKTLAEKIFETHLVDQPFGEAWVLRLDAVFCHEITTPVAINDLVSKGMDRVFDPTKIKAVIDHVTPAKDSKTALQGKILRDWARRHGIKDFFDIGRNGVCHALFPEKGFVRPGYTVIMGDSHTCTHGAFGAFAAGVGTTDLEVGILKGVCAFKPPLTMRINLEGTLKKGVTAKDVILAVIAKIGVSGATDKIMEFRGPVVDALSMEGRMTLCNMAIEAGGTSGVCMPDMTTVEYLWPFIGPDGEGQFATKEAALAAYKAWWSDEDARYDSVINLDCSALEPVSTIGYKPDQVKPIAELKDTRVDQVYIGSCTNGRIEDLREAAAVLKGRKIADSVRGILSPATPEVYAQALKEGLIQIFMDAGFCVTNPTCGACLGMSNGVLAEGEVCASTTNRNFYGRMGKGGMVHLMSPASAAATAVTGYITRAEDLE; from the coding sequence ATGGAACAGAAACAGACAGGCAAGACCCTGGCAGAAAAAATTTTCGAAACCCATCTGGTTGACCAGCCCTTCGGCGAAGCCTGGGTTTTACGGCTCGATGCGGTGTTCTGCCATGAGATTACTACCCCGGTGGCGATTAATGATCTGGTCAGCAAGGGTATGGATCGGGTCTTTGATCCAACCAAAATTAAAGCCGTCATTGATCATGTAACCCCCGCCAAGGATTCTAAAACAGCCCTGCAGGGCAAGATCCTTCGGGACTGGGCCCGCCGGCATGGCATTAAGGACTTTTTTGACATTGGCCGGAACGGGGTTTGCCATGCCCTGTTTCCGGAAAAGGGCTTTGTCCGGCCCGGCTATACGGTCATCATGGGGGACAGCCACACCTGCACCCACGGCGCTTTTGGAGCCTTTGCCGCCGGAGTTGGCACCACTGACCTGGAGGTAGGGATCCTTAAAGGGGTCTGTGCCTTTAAGCCCCCCCTTACCATGCGGATTAATCTGGAAGGCACACTCAAGAAGGGTGTCACCGCCAAGGATGTAATCCTCGCGGTTATTGCAAAGATTGGCGTTTCCGGCGCCACCGATAAAATTATGGAATTCCGGGGCCCGGTGGTAGATGCCCTCTCTATGGAAGGCCGAATGACCCTCTGCAATATGGCCATAGAAGCTGGGGGTACCAGCGGGGTCTGTATGCCTGACATGACCACCGTAGAATACCTCTGGCCCTTCATCGGCCCCGATGGGGAAGGGCAGTTTGCCACAAAAGAGGCGGCCCTGGCGGCTTATAAGGCCTGGTGGAGCGACGAAGATGCTCGCTACGATTCGGTCATCAATCTGGATTGTTCTGCCCTGGAGCCGGTATCAACCATCGGTTACAAGCCCGACCAGGTTAAGCCCATAGCAGAATTAAAGGACACCAGGGTAGATCAGGTCTATATCGGTTCCTGTACCAATGGCCGTATCGAAGACCTGCGGGAAGCGGCGGCGGTGCTGAAGGGCCGGAAAATTGCCGATTCAGTCCGGGGCATTCTTTCCCCGGCTACGCCCGAAGTCTATGCCCAGGCTCTTAAAGAAGGACTTATTCAGATTTTTATGGATGCAGGATTCTGTGTTACCAATCCTACCTGTGGCGCCTGTCTCGGTATGTCCAACGGAGTCCTGGCGGAGGGCGAAGTCTGTGCCTCTACCACAAACCGCAATTTTTATGGACGGATGGGGAAGGGGGGTATGGTACACCTCATGAGTCCCGCCAGCGCCGCCGCAACGGCGGTTACGGGCTATATCACCAGGGCAGAAGACCTGGAATAG
- a CDS encoding thioredoxin family protein: MNAISSLEEFQNLLSREQAVLFYCSTPTCGVCTSIKPKIIRLMNEEFPQMKLYYIDIEALPEVRGQLSVYSVPAILGYFQGKELIREARNFGIMELASKIDRYYRMIFE; encoded by the coding sequence ATGAATGCTATATCCAGTTTGGAAGAATTTCAAAACCTGCTCTCCCGGGAACAGGCGGTGCTTTTTTATTGTTCTACCCCCACCTGCGGGGTCTGTACCAGTATTAAGCCCAAAATCATCAGATTGATGAATGAAGAGTTTCCCCAGATGAAACTCTATTATATTGATATCGAGGCCCTGCCGGAAGTGCGAGGCCAGCTTTCGGTCTACTCGGTACCGGCAATTCTTGGGTACTTTCAGGGCAAGGAACTCATCCGTGAGGCGCGAAATTTTGGTATCATGGAACTGGCCAGCAAAATTGACCGATACTACAGGATGATTTTTGAATGA
- a CDS encoding MFS transporter, producing MNLGIVFFFAFTVYGVASPYLSVLVRDLGYPPSMVGLLLGLFEIAGIVGPFFIGRYSDSRGRYRPGLFIVLLIIPLALIPLLIWRHILVTTIALILLAFGIRSIIPLLDAAATLLLTKKDDYGKIRSIGSLSFVLTALLLQFTPVLQPHTAFAIGIWLGITALAAMITLPLLREGAIHQPEFKNEIEPTLSNNAGTHPAFPPVFIIGLIIIALGRLSMAPIASFFSLYVSEELHWNAVGLMWALSAVSEIPFMFISGRLLRKYGAAPLIALSMVAVIARLGFYAFYPTMGGAIIGQLLHSLCYGLFHPAAVAFVSTHVPPQKRAVGLTMYISLGVGLPTFIGSALGGYVVEFFGYRILFGSYTIFSFIGLIVYVIFRQSLSEKTEGR from the coding sequence ATGAATCTGGGCATTGTATTTTTCTTCGCATTTACCGTGTACGGCGTAGCTTCGCCCTATCTTTCAGTTCTTGTTCGGGATCTTGGGTATCCCCCCTCAATGGTCGGGCTTCTCTTGGGGCTTTTTGAAATTGCAGGAATTGTAGGACCCTTCTTTATTGGCCGCTACTCCGATTCTCGGGGAAGATACCGTCCTGGTCTTTTTATTGTACTGCTTATTATTCCCCTAGCGTTAATCCCCCTGCTTATATGGCGGCATATTTTGGTAACTACCATTGCTCTCATTCTGCTCGCCTTCGGTATCCGCTCGATTATTCCGCTCCTTGATGCGGCTGCAACTCTTTTGCTCACAAAAAAAGATGATTATGGGAAAATTCGTTCAATAGGCTCGCTTAGCTTTGTACTCACTGCGCTCCTCCTGCAGTTTACTCCGGTGCTTCAGCCGCACACCGCTTTTGCGATTGGTATCTGGCTTGGTATAACCGCTTTGGCTGCCATGATAACACTCCCCCTTCTACGGGAAGGAGCTATCCATCAACCTGAATTTAAAAATGAAATAGAACCTACACTGTCCAATAATGCTGGAACTCATCCTGCTTTTCCGCCGGTATTTATCATTGGTCTCATTATTATCGCCCTAGGGCGGCTTTCTATGGCACCAATTGCTTCATTCTTTTCTCTTTATGTTTCTGAGGAACTTCATTGGAATGCGGTAGGTCTTATGTGGGCCCTTTCAGCGGTTTCTGAAATTCCTTTTATGTTCATTTCTGGCAGATTGCTGCGAAAATATGGTGCCGCACCATTAATTGCCCTGTCTATGGTAGCGGTTATTGCCAGATTAGGATTCTATGCATTCTACCCAACCATGGGTGGCGCGATTATAGGACAGCTCCTCCATTCACTCTGTTATGGTCTCTTTCATCCTGCGGCAGTCGCCTTTGTAAGTACCCATGTACCACCTCAAAAACGGGCAGTGGGACTTACCATGTACATTTCTCTTGGCGTAGGACTGCCAACGTTTATTGGAAGTGCTCTGGGGGGCTATGTGGTTGAGTTTTTTGGGTATCGGATACTCTTTGGTTCCTATACAATCTTTAGTTTTATAGGGCTCATAGTATATGTTATTTTTCGGCAGTCCCTTTCAGAAAAAACCGAAGGCCGTTGA